One genomic segment of Thioclava sp. GXIMD2076 includes these proteins:
- a CDS encoding MFS transporter, protein MTSSTAAPVKGSKKAIWSVGYVHGLSHLYMLALPPLFPLLGKGLDVTLGQLAIVLAGFNLITAATQYLAGILVDRFGGLRCLRLGLALSALGMLGAALAPDIWTFGLAYWLAGLANAIYHPADFRLLNRCVAKERRAFGFSIHSFSGNLGFALAPALLAPLGFAFGWRAAFLFAALVAIPGLIALAMLDPDAAEARGSYRSRHRLHDVMNSRTVMQLLVFALFSIVSGGVQGYSVLAGIQHFGYGMHELNTILSLYLLIGTAGILAGGQWLQRGGSEILTFAMGIFLGMVGWCIAWSGTGGVIGYGAGMLLLGFAMGVILPARDLLVARATPVHLQGRTYGFVTTGINIGQFLAPAIIAPLIQHGMTNFFYLLLLEVLTLALVIGLLSRNSAPSNKRILS, encoded by the coding sequence ATGACCTCTTCTACGGCCGCGCCCGTCAAGGGCTCGAAGAAAGCCATCTGGTCCGTGGGCTATGTCCACGGGCTCAGCCATCTCTATATGCTGGCCTTACCGCCGCTTTTCCCGCTTCTGGGCAAAGGGCTGGATGTCACACTGGGCCAGTTGGCCATCGTGCTGGCAGGGTTCAACCTGATTACCGCGGCCACGCAATATCTGGCCGGCATTCTGGTCGATCGTTTTGGCGGGCTGCGCTGCCTGAGGCTGGGGCTGGCGCTTTCGGCTCTCGGCATGCTCGGTGCCGCACTTGCACCCGATATCTGGACCTTCGGGCTGGCCTATTGGCTGGCGGGGCTGGCCAATGCCATCTACCACCCTGCGGATTTCCGTCTGTTGAACCGCTGCGTCGCCAAGGAGAGGCGCGCCTTCGGCTTTTCGATCCATAGTTTCAGCGGCAATCTGGGCTTTGCACTGGCCCCTGCGCTCCTTGCCCCCTTGGGCTTTGCCTTCGGATGGCGTGCAGCCTTCCTTTTTGCCGCGCTTGTCGCGATCCCAGGATTGATCGCCCTGGCCATGCTGGACCCCGATGCAGCGGAGGCGCGCGGAAGTTACCGTTCCAGACACAGGCTGCATGACGTCATGAACAGCCGCACCGTGATGCAACTGCTGGTCTTTGCGCTCTTCTCTATCGTGTCCGGCGGGGTGCAGGGCTACTCGGTCCTCGCGGGAATACAGCATTTTGGCTATGGAATGCACGAGCTGAACACGATCCTGTCCCTCTATCTGCTGATCGGCACCGCTGGCATTCTGGCGGGGGGCCAATGGCTCCAACGCGGCGGTAGCGAGATCCTTACCTTCGCCATGGGTATCTTTCTGGGGATGGTAGGCTGGTGTATCGCTTGGTCTGGCACGGGTGGCGTGATCGGCTATGGCGCGGGCATGCTGCTTCTGGGCTTTGCCATGGGGGTGATCCTGCCTGCGCGCGATCTGCTGGTGGCGCGTGCCACCCCCGTGCACCTGCAGGGGCGGACCTACGGCTTCGTCACCACCGGCATCAATATCGGCCAGTTTCTGGCCCCGGCGATCATCGCCCCACTCATCCAGCACGGAATGACAAATTTCTTC
- a CDS encoding lyase family protein has translation MERSKMMRDNLRPDPPARTLRPAYMESYKEGFVEDTAGYIHSYDMAHVLMLGERGILPAETALGVLAGLREMDRLGMADCRRKAGGGNHAGEAWLTEHKGAAIGGAIGLARSSGDLSAISFRMYARHTLLELRKGLVELRAALVEFASRHVDHVLPGNTHGQHAQPITFALWAMMYNDALARDCARLGETIARANHSPAGAGIMSGTEFPIDRSRIAQLLGFDSVLTNTLDAALSHDLEMEFASTLNMLCYTLSRMAEDLFLWNTTEYDLITLPDWFIGISSMMPQKRNPDGLQDLRHLSTQAQATLTMVMGTERGPTGFPIIERRNSDRSLRQLARALGERLAILPDLLHDMEVKSARAESHANLYWASVTDLAGALVRQNRIDWRRAHGLVAGFVRDCIAKGQPPYEMSADDFNAYASRSGALKITLDEAVFTRALDARAFVSRRDTFGGPGPEAMDHAISQATSALAHERQALQALETTLAKAQENLLATVDTAVKGQRFV, from the coding sequence ATGGAACGGAGTAAGATGATGCGCGACAATCTACGGCCGGACCCGCCCGCGCGCACATTGCGCCCCGCATATATGGAGAGCTACAAGGAAGGCTTTGTCGAGGATACCGCAGGCTATATCCACTCCTACGATATGGCGCATGTGCTGATGCTGGGCGAGCGGGGTATCCTGCCTGCCGAGACAGCGCTTGGCGTGCTGGCGGGCCTGCGCGAGATGGACCGCCTCGGCATGGCCGACTGCCGTCGCAAGGCGGGCGGCGGCAACCATGCAGGCGAGGCATGGCTGACCGAACATAAGGGCGCGGCCATTGGCGGGGCCATCGGGCTCGCGCGCTCCTCGGGGGATCTGTCGGCGATTTCCTTCCGTATGTATGCCCGCCACACCCTGCTGGAACTGCGCAAGGGGCTCGTGGAGCTGCGCGCCGCGCTGGTGGAATTTGCCAGCCGCCATGTGGATCACGTCCTGCCGGGCAACACCCATGGCCAGCATGCCCAGCCCATCACATTCGCGCTTTGGGCGATGATGTATAATGACGCACTGGCCCGCGATTGTGCCCGCTTGGGCGAGACCATCGCCCGCGCCAATCACAGCCCCGCCGGAGCCGGGATCATGTCGGGGACAGAATTTCCCATAGACCGTAGCCGCATCGCACAGCTTCTGGGTTTTGACTCGGTGCTGACCAACACGCTTGATGCCGCCCTCAGCCATGATCTGGAGATGGAGTTTGCCTCCACGCTGAACATGCTGTGCTACACGCTCTCGCGCATGGCCGAGGATCTGTTCCTGTGGAACACCACCGAATATGACCTGATCACCCTGCCCGACTGGTTCATCGGGATCTCCTCGATGATGCCGCAAAAGCGCAACCCCGACGGGTTGCAGGATCTGCGCCATCTCTCGACACAGGCGCAGGCCACGCTGACCATGGTCATGGGCACCGAACGCGGCCCGACCGGCTTCCCGATCATCGAGCGACGCAATTCCGACCGCTCCCTGCGTCAGCTGGCCCGTGCCTTGGGCGAAAGGCTCGCGATCCTGCCGGACCTGTTGCACGATATGGAGGTCAAATCAGCGCGCGCTGAAAGCCATGCCAATCTCTACTGGGCCAGCGTCACCGATCTGGCCGGTGCACTCGTGCGGCAGAACCGTATCGACTGGCGCAGGGCGCATGGTCTGGTTGCGGGATTTGTGCGGGACTGCATCGCCAAGGGCCAACCGCCCTACGAGATGTCCGCCGATGATTTCAACGCCTATGCAAGCCGTTCCGGCGCGCTGAAGATCACTCTCGACGAGGCCGTCTTCACCCGCGCGCTCGATGCGCGCGCCTTTGTCAGCCGCCGCGATACATTCGGCGGGCCCGGCCCCGAGGCAATGGATCACGCGATCTCGCAGGCCACCAGCGCGCTCGCCCATGAACGACAGGCTCTGCAGGCGCTCGAGACGACCTTGGCCAAAGCACAGGAAAACCTTCTGGCAACGGTCGACACTGCCGTGAAGGGACAGCGCTTCGTATGA
- a CDS encoding aldehyde dehydrogenase family protein, whose protein sequence is MDQTKFYINGQWVSPEFPRYIDILNPADETVCGKVAAGSAADVDRAVDAAKAALARPPLSLSERIALLYRIAEEMEKREEDLAQVITDEIGVPLWYARKGHAAAGPAHIRILCKELETFAFEWMQGDTLVTRVPIGIAALITPWNVPINQIIIKVAPALAAGCATILKPSEIAPGNATIIAEIMEAAGVPAGLFNLIHGDGPEVGTALSSHPEIDMISFTGSTRAGVAVSQSAAPTVKRVGLELGGKSANILLDDVDLEDAVTKGVRACFMNSGQACSAPTRLLVPHALMDQAAGIAARTANSLTVGPPRAEGTDLGPVASAAQWARIQSFIETGLSEGGRLVAGGPGLPEGLNCGAYVRPTVFSHITPEMTLAQQEIFGPVLVLIGYGDDDEAIRIANDTAYGLAAYVQGKDLARVRAIGRRLRAGRVLLNYPALDRTAPFGGFKQSGNGREQGRYGLEEFLEYSALIGHGTE, encoded by the coding sequence ATGGATCAGACAAAATTCTATATTAACGGACAATGGGTTAGCCCGGAGTTCCCGCGCTATATCGACATTCTGAATCCCGCGGATGAAACGGTGTGCGGCAAGGTCGCCGCAGGATCGGCGGCCGATGTGGATCGTGCGGTGGATGCGGCCAAAGCTGCCCTCGCCCGCCCGCCTCTGTCCCTGTCAGAGCGTATTGCGCTCCTCTACCGCATCGCGGAGGAGATGGAGAAACGCGAGGAGGATCTCGCGCAGGTAATCACCGACGAGATCGGCGTGCCGCTCTGGTATGCGCGCAAGGGCCATGCCGCGGCAGGCCCCGCCCATATCCGCATCCTGTGCAAAGAGCTCGAGACATTTGCGTTCGAATGGATGCAGGGCGATACGCTCGTCACCCGCGTGCCGATCGGGATTGCGGCACTGATCACGCCGTGGAATGTGCCGATCAACCAGATCATCATCAAGGTCGCCCCCGCGCTGGCTGCAGGCTGTGCCACGATCCTCAAACCTTCGGAGATCGCGCCGGGAAATGCCACGATCATCGCCGAGATCATGGAGGCCGCGGGCGTGCCGGCGGGGCTCTTCAACCTGATCCATGGGGATGGGCCGGAGGTGGGGACGGCCCTGTCCTCGCATCCCGAGATAGACATGATCTCCTTTACCGGTTCGACCCGCGCGGGCGTGGCCGTCAGCCAGAGCGCCGCGCCTACCGTCAAACGCGTGGGCCTCGAGCTTGGCGGTAAATCGGCCAATATCCTTCTTGATGATGTGGATCTGGAAGACGCCGTAACCAAAGGTGTGCGCGCGTGCTTCATGAATTCGGGGCAGGCCTGTTCGGCGCCGACACGGCTGCTGGTGCCGCATGCGCTGATGGATCAAGCCGCCGGGATCGCCGCTCGCACCGCCAATTCGCTGACCGTGGGCCCGCCGCGCGCCGAGGGAACCGATCTGGGTCCCGTGGCAAGTGCCGCGCAATGGGCACGCATCCAGTCCTTCATCGAGACGGGCCTCTCCGAGGGCGGCCGTCTTGTCGCGGGCGGTCCGGGCCTGCCCGAGGGGCTCAATTGCGGGGCCTATGTCCGCCCCACCGTGTTTTCCCATATCACCCCCGAAATGACGCTGGCGCAGCAGGAAATCTTCGGTCCGGTTCTGGTGCTGATCGGCTACGGAGACGATGACGAGGCGATCCGCATCGCCAATGACACCGCCTATGGTCTGGCCGCCTATGTGCAGGGCAAGGATCTGGCCCGCGTGCGGGCCATCGGTCGCCGTTTGCGGGCGGGTCGGGTGCTGCTGAACTATCCCGCACTCGATCGCACCGCGCCCTTTGGGGGCTTCAAGCAATCGGGCAACGGGCGCGAGCAGGGCCGCTACGGGCTCGAAGAATTTCTGGAATATAGCGCCCTGATCGGCCATGGAACGGAGTAA
- a CDS encoding ABC transporter substrate-binding protein, giving the protein MRDFETPYLSARARHELHHRMRRGASRRDVMKMLVASGMTIASAGLVAGSATSAFAATPKRGGDLKVAGSSSSTAETLDPAWFRSGTDYARGFMIYNGLTRLDGQLTPQPELATEWASDDGKTWVFKLRQGVTFHDGRSFTADDVVFSLLRHNDPATASRATSYTKDITGVTANSPSEVTITLASANFDLPVALGTFNLMIVPAGTTDFAKGIGTGPYKLDSFEPGVRSLVSRYDGYFKDGLQFVDTIEYFGLPEESSRLNALRAGEVNLTTGINPRSSRLIQTTKGVELFVTKSGTYSDLIMQKTDATVGSDDFALGMKYLLDRQTIQNSIYRDFATVANDQPIAPTMKYFNESLARREFDPEKAKFHLQKAGVMGQSIPLVASAGVGNTLDMALILQQSAKEIGLTIDVQRVPVDGYWSNVWMKVPFGFGTITQRPTADMIFSLCYASDGAYNSSKWKSDKFDQALLAARVETNEDKRASLYADMQEMVSNEAGSGIPVFFSNIDAHSSSLKGLEPIPTGNMMGYAFAENVWLDA; this is encoded by the coding sequence ATGCGTGATTTCGAGACTCCCTACCTGTCCGCCCGCGCGCGACACGAGTTGCACCATCGCATGCGTCGTGGCGCATCGCGCCGAGATGTCATGAAGATGCTGGTGGCATCGGGGATGACCATCGCCTCTGCCGGACTGGTTGCAGGCTCTGCCACATCCGCCTTTGCCGCGACGCCCAAGCGCGGGGGAGATCTGAAGGTGGCTGGCTCGTCCTCCTCGACCGCCGAGACCCTCGATCCGGCATGGTTCCGCTCCGGCACCGATTATGCGCGCGGCTTCATGATCTATAACGGTCTGACGCGGCTTGACGGGCAATTGACCCCGCAACCGGAACTGGCGACCGAATGGGCGAGCGATGATGGCAAGACCTGGGTCTTCAAACTGCGTCAGGGCGTGACCTTCCATGACGGCCGCTCCTTCACCGCCGATGACGTGGTGTTTTCTCTCCTGCGCCATAATGACCCCGCAACCGCCTCGCGCGCGACGAGCTATACCAAGGATATCACCGGCGTGACGGCGAACAGCCCGTCGGAAGTGACCATTACCCTTGCCAGCGCCAATTTCGATCTGCCGGTGGCTCTGGGCACCTTCAACCTGATGATCGTGCCCGCAGGCACGACGGATTTCGCCAAGGGCATCGGCACCGGCCCCTACAAGCTCGACAGTTTCGAGCCGGGCGTGCGCTCGCTGGTCAGCCGCTATGACGGGTATTTCAAGGACGGTCTGCAATTCGTCGATACGATCGAGTATTTCGGTCTTCCCGAGGAAAGTTCGCGGCTCAACGCGCTGCGTGCGGGCGAGGTGAATCTGACCACCGGTATCAATCCGCGTTCCTCGCGTCTGATCCAGACGACGAAGGGGGTCGAGCTGTTCGTGACCAAGTCCGGCACCTATTCGGATCTGATCATGCAAAAGACCGATGCGACCGTCGGCAGCGATGATTTCGCGCTGGGAATGAAATACCTGCTGGACCGTCAGACGATCCAGAACTCGATCTACCGCGATTTCGCCACTGTTGCCAATGACCAGCCCATCGCGCCGACGATGAAATATTTCAACGAAAGCCTCGCACGGCGCGAATTCGACCCCGAAAAGGCCAAATTCCATCTGCAAAAGGCGGGTGTCATGGGCCAGAGCATTCCTCTGGTGGCTTCGGCAGGCGTCGGCAATACGCTGGATATGGCGCTGATCCTGCAGCAATCGGCCAAGGAGATCGGGCTTACCATCGACGTGCAGCGTGTGCCGGTTGACGGCTATTGGTCGAATGTCTGGATGAAAGTGCCCTTCGGTTTCGGGACCATTACCCAGCGCCCGACTGCCGATATGATCTTCTCGCTCTGCTATGCGTCGGACGGGGCTTATAATTCCTCGAAATGGAAGAGCGACAAATTCGATCAGGCGCTCCTGGCCGCGCGTGTCGAGACCAACGAGGACAAACGCGCCTCGCTCTATGCCGATATGCAGGAGATGGTCTCCAACGAAGCGGGCTCGGGCATTCCGGTCTTCTTCAGCAATATCGATGCGCATAGCTCCTCGCTCAAAGGGCTCGAGCCGATCCCGACCGGCAATATGATGGGCTATGCCTTCGCCGAAAACGTTTGGCTTGACGCATGA
- a CDS encoding ABC transporter permease, whose protein sequence is MIALILKRIVLGLLTLWLVATLVFLVSGSLPGDAAASLLGQDATPETLAALRAKMGLDQSELMRYLHWLGGIAHGDFGVSLVDGRPVTEVISTRLGNSLLLAGLSTLVAIPVSLVLGIASAMRPNSVFDRLTTFLSIIALSTPSFLIATVIVLVLSVWTGWFPALSSIDRVTSFGGLLHTMALPVIALSLSVIGQMARMTRAILLQQMNEPYVETAVLKGSTSLRATVFHALPNVAGPIVNASALSLNALISGVVFVEVIFAYPGLTKLMVDSVSNRDLPLMQACALIFCAGFLVLVLIADVIAILANPKLRSA, encoded by the coding sequence ATGATTGCGCTGATCCTCAAACGTATCGTTCTGGGGCTGCTGACGCTCTGGCTGGTTGCGACGCTGGTGTTTCTGGTGTCGGGCAGCCTGCCGGGCGATGCGGCGGCGAGCCTTCTGGGACAGGATGCGACGCCCGAGACGCTGGCCGCACTGCGCGCCAAGATGGGGCTCGATCAGTCGGAACTCATGCGTTACCTTCACTGGCTTGGCGGGATCGCCCATGGGGATTTCGGCGTTTCGCTGGTGGACGGGCGTCCGGTGACCGAGGTGATCTCAACCCGTCTGGGCAATTCGCTTCTGTTGGCGGGTCTGTCGACGCTGGTGGCCATTCCGGTGTCGCTGGTGCTGGGTATTGCTTCGGCCATGCGGCCCAATTCGGTCTTCGACCGGCTCACCACCTTCCTGTCGATTATCGCGCTTTCGACACCGTCCTTCCTGATTGCCACCGTCATCGTTCTGGTGCTGTCGGTCTGGACGGGCTGGTTTCCGGCGCTCTCCTCTATCGACCGTGTGACCTCTTTCGGCGGGCTGCTCCATACGATGGCCCTGCCGGTGATCGCGCTGTCTTTGTCGGTGATCGGACAGATGGCGCGGATGACGCGGGCGATCTTGCTGCAGCAGATGAACGAACCCTATGTGGAGACAGCCGTTCTCAAGGGCTCGACCAGCCTGCGTGCCACCGTCTTCCATGCGCTGCCCAATGTGGCGGGGCCGATCGTCAATGCCTCGGCGCTGTCGCTGAACGCGTTGATTTCAGGTGTGGTCTTCGTCGAGGTGATCTTCGCCTATCCGGGACTGACCAAGCTGATGGTCGATAGCGTCTCGAACCGCGATCTGCCGCTCATGCAGGCCTGCGCGCTGATCTTTTGTGCCGGTTTCCTTGTGCTGGTGCTGATCGCCGATGTGATCGCCATTCTTGCCAACCCCAAACTGAGGAGCGCATGA
- a CDS encoding ABC transporter permease: MMMDSSVSRPARGLRRPVLPNWPILSVMGAIVFLFWAFIAIFGDWLTPHDPGEFIDSWNVLGPPTAQTWLGTDYLGRDVLSRIMTGAKYTVGLPFLTAGLALFFGLILGVGVTLVRGPLDTALSWLMDTVNSLPSTIFALVAVAGFGTSIPVLVIVITALYIPSAYRNVRAAAMNVSRLEFIDAAHVRGEGPLYIIFREILPNILPNLVTHFGIMFIYIALLLSGLSFLGLGVQPPEADWGALIAENMMGLSYGALAIFAPALALLSLTMSMTLMVDAISAQKKER; encoded by the coding sequence ATGATGATGGACAGTTCCGTATCGCGCCCCGCGCGCGGCCTGCGCCGCCCCGTCCTGCCAAACTGGCCGATCCTGTCGGTGATGGGTGCTATTGTCTTCCTGTTCTGGGCCTTCATCGCCATTTTCGGCGACTGGCTGACGCCCCATGATCCGGGCGAATTCATCGACAGCTGGAATGTGCTGGGCCCGCCTACCGCGCAGACATGGCTTGGCACCGACTATCTGGGCCGCGATGTGCTGTCGCGGATCATGACGGGGGCCAAATATACCGTGGGCCTGCCGTTCCTGACTGCGGGGCTTGCACTGTTTTTCGGGCTGATCCTCGGGGTGGGGGTTACACTGGTGCGTGGACCTCTGGATACGGCGCTCTCGTGGCTGATGGATACCGTCAACTCGCTGCCTTCCACCATTTTCGCACTGGTGGCCGTGGCGGGGTTCGGCACCTCGATCCCCGTTCTGGTGATTGTGATCACCGCGCTCTATATCCCCTCGGCCTACCGCAATGTGCGGGCGGCGGCGATGAATGTGTCGCGGCTTGAATTCATCGATGCGGCGCATGTGCGCGGCGAGGGGCCGCTCTATATCATCTTCCGCGAGATCCTGCCCAATATCCTGCCCAATCTCGTTACCCATTTCGGGATCATGTTCATCTATATCGCGCTTCTTTTGTCGGGCCTGTCCTTCCTCGGGCTGGGTGTGCAGCCGCCCGAAGCCGATTGGGGTGCGCTGATTGCCGAGAATATGATGGGGCTGAGCTATGGGGCGCTTGCGATCTTCGCACCTGCCCTGGCGCTCTTGTCGCTGACCATGTCGATGACGCTGATGGTCGATGCCATCTCCGCACAGAAGAAGGAGCGCTGA
- a CDS encoding ABC transporter ATP-binding protein has product MTDQSFIEVQGLTIEAAGREIVRDVSFSAKKGEVVALIGESGSGKSTIALSLMGYARPGCTISKGQIRVGQRDVRALSKAQLRDYRGRDISYVAQSAAAAFNPVKRIRSQVVEAAKLHNTMSKDAALARQKELMATMALPDPETIGECYVHQVSGGQLQRMMAAMAMMNTPEVMIFDEPTTALDVTTQVEVLKAFKDMIRQQGVTAIYVSHDLGVVAQIADRIIVLKDGQVMENNEAGAVLERPQSGFTSALLKASEPRRLELDTTTDPDTVLEVAMLTAGYGPIRNNMPRHPVLRDISFKIGKGQTLGLIGESGSGKSTMGRVLAGLLPAAHGYGLLNGRELNITNARKRSKQDRRELQIAFQMADTALNPRLSNADILGRPLKFYHGLGREARRKRVLELLDMVRLPAHLADLSPRELSGGQKQRINLARALAAEPSLVICDEVTSALDTVVANAVIELLVELQRELGLSYLFISHDLGKVEAMCNEVMVLYKGREVERAPRDRLSADPQHSYTRDLVRAVPQLRRGWLEEVTGQGHY; this is encoded by the coding sequence ATGACCGATCAGAGTTTCATCGAGGTTCAGGGCCTGACCATCGAGGCCGCGGGGCGCGAGATTGTCCGCGATGTCTCCTTCTCGGCCAAAAAGGGTGAGGTGGTGGCACTGATCGGCGAGTCCGGCTCGGGCAAATCTACCATCGCGCTTTCGCTCATGGGCTATGCGCGTCCGGGCTGCACGATCTCCAAGGGGCAGATCCGTGTGGGCCAGCGCGATGTGCGCGCCCTGTCCAAGGCGCAGCTGCGGGACTATCGGGGGCGCGACATTTCCTATGTCGCACAATCGGCGGCAGCCGCGTTCAACCCCGTCAAACGTATCCGCTCGCAGGTGGTCGAGGCCGCGAAGCTGCATAACACCATGTCCAAGGACGCAGCACTGGCCCGCCAGAAAGAGCTGATGGCCACGATGGCGCTGCCCGATCCCGAGACGATCGGCGAGTGTTACGTCCATCAGGTCTCGGGCGGCCAGTTGCAACGGATGATGGCGGCGATGGCGATGATGAATACCCCCGAGGTGATGATCTTCGACGAGCCGACCACCGCGCTGGATGTGACCACGCAGGTCGAGGTGCTGAAGGCCTTCAAGGATATGATCCGCCAGCAGGGCGTGACCGCCATCTATGTCAGCCATGATCTGGGTGTGGTCGCGCAGATTGCCGACCGGATCATCGTGTTGAAAGACGGGCAGGTGATGGAGAATAACGAGGCCGGTGCCGTGCTGGAACGCCCGCAATCGGGCTTTACCTCGGCGCTCCTGAAAGCCTCGGAGCCGCGCCGGCTGGAGCTGGACACCACCACTGATCCCGATACGGTGCTGGAGGTCGCGATGCTGACCGCAGGTTACGGCCCGATCCGCAACAATATGCCCCGACATCCGGTGCTACGCGATATCTCCTTCAAGATCGGCAAGGGCCAGACACTGGGGCTGATCGGGGAATCCGGCTCGGGGAAATCGACCATGGGGCGGGTGCTGGCGGGGCTATTGCCTGCCGCGCATGGTTATGGGCTCCTGAACGGGCGCGAACTGAATATCACCAATGCACGCAAGCGGTCGAAACAGGACCGGCGCGAGTTGCAGATCGCCTTCCAGATGGCCGATACCGCGCTCAATCCGCGCTTGAGCAATGCCGATATCCTTGGCCGCCCGTTGAAATTCTACCATGGGCTGGGGCGCGAGGCGCGGCGCAAGCGGGTGCTGGAGCTGCTGGATATGGTGCGGCTTCCAGCGCATCTGGCGGATCTGTCGCCGCGCGAGCTGTCGGGCGGGCAGAAGCAGCGGATCAATCTGGCGCGTGCGCTGGCCGCCGAGCCGTCACTGGTGATCTGCGACGAGGTGACGTCGGCGCTTGATACGGTGGTGGCCAATGCGGTGATCGAGTTGCTCGTCGAGCTCCAGCGCGAGCTGGGCCTGTCCTATCTCTTCATCAGTCACGATCTCGGGAAGGTCGAGGCGATGTGTAACGAGGTGATGGTCCTCTACAAAGGCCGCGAGGTCGAACGTGCCCCTCGTGACCGCCTGAGCGCCGACCCCCAGCATTCCTATACCCGCGATCTCGTCCGCGCCGTGCCGCAACTGCGCCGCGGCTGGCTGGAAGAGGTGACGGGGCAAGGTCATTATTGA